In a genomic window of Sphingomonas koreensis:
- a CDS encoding low affinity iron permease family protein, whose translation MLDRIFTVVAGRIAAVAGQPIAFIVAVLLIVAWGATGPLFDYSDTWQLIVNTTTTIVTFLMVFLIQNSQNRDAAAMQAKLDELIRAVESARTQFIGIEHRSDTEIEAIRAELEAECSDEEEGHPIAAIERLRDRY comes from the coding sequence ATGCTCGATCGTATCTTCACCGTCGTAGCCGGTCGCATCGCGGCGGTCGCGGGTCAGCCGATCGCCTTCATCGTCGCGGTGCTGTTGATCGTCGCCTGGGGCGCGACCGGGCCGTTGTTCGACTATTCGGACACTTGGCAGCTGATCGTGAACACCACGACCACCATCGTCACCTTCCTGATGGTCTTCCTGATCCAGAATTCGCAGAACCGCGACGCCGCCGCGATGCAGGCCAAGCTCGACGAGTTGATCCGCGCGGTGGAGAGCGCACGTACCCAGTTCATCGGCATCGAGCATCGCAGCGATACCGAGATCGAAGCGATCCGCGCCGAGCTGGAAGCGGAGTGCAGCGACGAGGAGGAGGGGCACCCGATCGCCGCGATCGAACGGCTGCGGGATCGCTATTGA
- a CDS encoding inositol monophosphatase family protein: MVSHSGLITVMERAARKAGPRLRRDFNEVQHLQVSRKGPADFVSIADRRAEDTLIEELQRARPDWGFLVEERGVIEGDPNKPRWIIDPLDGTSNFLHGIPHFCMSIAVEDPFGAQGKPEITHGYIYQPVTDESFWAEKGRGAWLQDQRLRVSARKDLADSLIGTGIPFMGHGNFAEWSRIFGAIAPEVAGIRRFGSAALDLAWVAAGRFDGFWESELKPWDVAAGILIVKEAGGFVTDYRGQDNAFAKGQVLAANDALHSKLHKLLASSLR; this comes from the coding sequence ATGGTTTCGCATTCCGGCCTCATCACCGTCATGGAACGCGCCGCGCGCAAGGCGGGGCCGCGGCTGCGGCGCGACTTCAACGAGGTTCAGCACCTCCAGGTCAGCCGCAAGGGGCCGGCCGACTTCGTGTCGATCGCCGACAGGCGCGCCGAAGACACGCTGATCGAGGAACTGCAGCGTGCGCGGCCCGACTGGGGCTTCCTGGTCGAGGAGCGCGGCGTGATCGAGGGCGACCCGAACAAGCCGCGCTGGATCATCGATCCGCTCGATGGCACCAGCAACTTCCTGCACGGCATCCCGCATTTCTGCATGTCGATCGCGGTCGAGGACCCGTTCGGCGCGCAGGGCAAGCCGGAGATCACCCATGGCTATATCTACCAGCCGGTCACCGATGAGAGCTTCTGGGCCGAAAAGGGCCGCGGCGCCTGGCTTCAGGACCAGCGGCTGCGCGTGTCGGCGCGCAAGGATCTGGCGGATTCGCTGATCGGCACCGGCATTCCCTTCATGGGCCATGGCAATTTCGCCGAGTGGAGCCGAATCTTCGGTGCGATCGCGCCCGAAGTCGCCGGCATCCGCCGCTTCGGCTCGGCGGCGCTCGACCTCGCCTGGGTCGCGGCGGGCCGTTTCGACGGTTTCTGGGAAAGCGAGCTCAAGCCGTGGGATGTCGCTGCGGGTATCCTCATCGTCAAGGAAGCGGGCGGCTTCGTCACCGACTATCGCGGACAGGATAACGCCTTCGCCAAGGGCCAGGTGCTCGCCGCCAACGACGCGCTCCATTCGAAGCTCCACAAGCTGCTGGCGAGCTCGCTGCGGTGA
- the efp gene encoding elongation factor P produces MKISGVDIRPGNIIEYEGGIWRAVKIQHTQPGKGGAYMQVEMKNLRDGRKNNVRFRSAETVERIRLDTKDFQFLYPEGDMLVFMDKETYDQTTLPRDLLGDAAAFLQDGMDVVMELYEDEAISVQLPDTIEATIVEADAVVKGQTASSSYKPAILDNGVRIMVPPHIASGTRIVVDVYEQTYVRRAD; encoded by the coding sequence ATGAAGATCAGCGGCGTGGACATCCGTCCCGGCAACATCATCGAATATGAAGGCGGCATCTGGCGCGCGGTCAAGATCCAGCACACGCAGCCCGGCAAGGGCGGCGCCTATATGCAGGTCGAGATGAAGAACCTGCGCGACGGCCGCAAGAACAACGTTCGGTTCCGCTCGGCCGAGACGGTCGAGCGCATCCGGCTCGACACCAAGGACTTCCAGTTCCTTTATCCCGAGGGCGACATGCTCGTCTTCATGGACAAGGAAACCTACGACCAGACCACGCTGCCCCGCGACCTGCTGGGCGACGCCGCGGCCTTCCTTCAGGACGGCATGGACGTGGTGATGGAGCTGTATGAGGACGAGGCGATCAGCGTCCAGCTTCCCGACACGATCGAAGCGACGATCGTCGAGGCGGATGCCGTGGTGAAGGGGCAGACCGCCTCCTCGAGCTACAAGCCCGCGATCCTCGACAATGGCGTGCGCATCATGGTCCCGCCGCACATCGCATCGGGCACCCGCATCGTCGTCGATGTCTACGAGCAGACCTACGTCCGCCGCGCGGACTGA
- the thiE gene encoding thiamine phosphate synthase, translating into MTDFTDDELALDPQFAERFQRDDRRPPCQLYLISPLDVSGGFSDRLARALDAGPVAAFQFRVKDVDQHEAARLAEPLLRVCAEREVAFIVNDSISLAKRLGADGVHLGQGDGDPREARAILGPSAQIGVTCHDSRHLAMEAGEAGADYVAFGAFHPTTTKDTSHRPDPSILSWWTTVFEIPCVAIGGITPDNAAPLVAAGADFLAVSGAVWNGDETDAIRRFHAVLTGA; encoded by the coding sequence ATGACCGATTTCACCGATGACGAACTGGCGCTCGACCCTCAATTTGCGGAGCGCTTCCAGCGCGACGACAGGCGCCCGCCCTGCCAGCTCTATCTGATCTCGCCGCTCGACGTGTCGGGCGGCTTTTCCGACCGCCTCGCCCGCGCGCTCGATGCCGGGCCGGTCGCGGCCTTCCAGTTCCGGGTCAAGGACGTCGATCAACACGAGGCCGCGCGTCTGGCCGAGCCGCTGCTGCGCGTCTGCGCCGAGCGGGAGGTCGCGTTCATCGTCAACGACAGCATCAGCCTCGCCAAACGCCTGGGCGCCGACGGCGTGCATCTGGGGCAGGGCGATGGCGACCCGCGGGAGGCACGCGCGATTCTTGGCCCGTCGGCGCAGATCGGAGTCACCTGCCACGACAGCCGCCACCTTGCGATGGAAGCGGGGGAGGCAGGGGCCGACTATGTCGCGTTCGGCGCCTTCCATCCTACCACGACCAAGGACACCAGCCACCGTCCGGACCCTTCGATCCTGTCCTGGTGGACGACGGTGTTCGAGATCCCCTGTGTCGCGATTGGCGGGATCACCCCGGACAACGCCGCGCCGCTGGTTGCCGCGGGCGCAGATTTTCTGGCGGTGTCGGGCGCTGTGTGGAATGGGGACGAGACGGATGCGATCCGCCGTTTCCACGCGGTTCTGACCGGGGCTTAG
- a CDS encoding L,D-transpeptidase family protein, whose protein sequence is MNRVFAGWAGLAILGSGIALAQNQVPSAAPAKPPARAEAPGLNRDILHVQVILDQLGFSPGILDGREGQSLTAALTGFQIARQLPVTGKMDQRTLQALHPHRAIRPTRILRLTADSLAGPFVRPWPRDPQAQAKLQAMGYRSAIEKLAEMFHTTPQVLIELNSPDTRLAPGVPVQVPNAVPASRDYPADFKPEWRKTLNDLNVSAVQPKAGRIVVDKSDKVLRVFDRQGKLAAQFSVTTGSTRDPLPIGSWKVLGIATNPDFHYNPKLFWDVSDKKPKVLLPPGPNSPVGVVWIDLSKPHYGIHGTPEPHLIGRTQSHGCVRLTNWDAARLALMVEPGTAVIFQE, encoded by the coding sequence GTGAATCGGGTGTTTGCAGGATGGGCAGGGCTGGCGATTCTCGGGAGCGGCATCGCGCTCGCGCAGAACCAGGTCCCGTCGGCCGCGCCTGCGAAACCGCCGGCCAGGGCAGAAGCGCCCGGTCTCAATCGCGATATCCTGCATGTCCAGGTTATCCTCGACCAGCTCGGCTTCTCGCCCGGTATTCTCGACGGGCGCGAGGGCCAGTCGCTCACCGCCGCGCTTACCGGGTTCCAGATCGCGCGCCAGCTTCCCGTCACCGGCAAGATGGACCAGCGCACGCTTCAGGCGCTGCACCCGCACCGCGCCATCCGTCCGACGCGCATCCTGCGCCTCACCGCCGATTCGCTCGCGGGCCCGTTTGTCCGCCCCTGGCCCAGGGACCCGCAGGCGCAGGCAAAGCTCCAGGCGATGGGATACCGCTCGGCGATCGAGAAGCTGGCGGAGATGTTCCACACCACCCCGCAGGTGCTGATCGAGCTCAACAGCCCCGATACGCGCCTCGCGCCCGGCGTGCCGGTTCAGGTTCCCAATGCAGTACCCGCCTCGCGCGACTATCCCGCCGACTTCAAGCCCGAATGGCGCAAGACGCTGAACGACCTCAATGTCAGCGCGGTCCAGCCCAAGGCGGGGCGGATCGTGGTCGACAAGTCGGACAAGGTGCTGCGCGTCTTCGACAGGCAGGGCAAGCTCGCGGCACAGTTCAGTGTGACCACCGGCAGCACCCGCGACCCGCTGCCGATCGGCAGCTGGAAGGTGCTGGGCATCGCGACCAATCCGGATTTTCACTATAATCCCAAACTGTTCTGGGATGTTTCCGACAAGAAACCTAAAGTGCTGCTGCCGCCCGGTCCCAACAGCCCGGTCGGCGTGGTGTGGATCGACCTTTCAAAGCCGCATTACGGCATCCACGGCACGCCCGAGCCGCACCTGATCGGCCGGACGCAGAGCCATGGCTGCGTCCGCTTGACCAACTGGGACGCCGCGCGGCTCGCGCTGATGGTCGAGCCGGGGACGGCGGTGATCTTCCAGGAATGA
- a CDS encoding M23 family metallopeptidase: MNVPRIVGWTLLACLAGALAFLAATIRVIEPQPERSPRPVADEDAPMLIVPVEGVDPARLRSSWGEARGGGRRHQGLDVMAPPGTPVIAAAGGVIEKLYFSKGGGGIALYQRSEDGRWIYYYAHLRGYAPGIAEGKVVRAGEMLAYVGDTGNAGAGNYHLHFAVARMAPGEGWWQGTPVDPYPLLAGGPSPR, from the coding sequence ATGAACGTCCCGCGCATCGTCGGCTGGACGCTGCTCGCCTGCCTTGCCGGCGCCCTCGCGTTTCTTGCCGCCACGATCCGCGTGATCGAACCGCAGCCCGAGCGATCGCCTCGGCCGGTCGCGGACGAAGATGCCCCGATGCTGATCGTCCCGGTCGAGGGGGTGGATCCGGCCCGGCTGCGCAGCAGCTGGGGCGAAGCGCGCGGCGGCGGGCGCAGGCATCAGGGACTTGACGTCATGGCGCCGCCGGGCACGCCGGTGATCGCCGCTGCCGGCGGCGTGATCGAGAAGCTCTATTTCTCCAAAGGCGGGGGCGGGATCGCCCTTTACCAGCGTTCGGAGGACGGGCGCTGGATATATTATTATGCTCATCTGCGCGGCTATGCGCCCGGTATCGCGGAGGGCAAGGTGGTGCGGGCTGGCGAGATGCTGGCCTATGTCGGCGATACCGGCAACGCCGGGGCAGGCAATTATCACCTCCATTTCGCGGTCGCCCGGATGGCGCCGGGGGAAGGGTGGTGGCAGGGAACGCCGGTCGATCCCTATCCGCTGCTTGCGGGCGGGCCGTCTCCCCGCTAA
- a CDS encoding cupin → MPTIISDARSFRADRAWGARDIAEIEGASVRLHWTDQPYQWHVNDGAEVFLVLDGVVEMRYRVAGEERSAVLNSGDIFAADVGDEHVAHPRGEARILVIERKGSV, encoded by the coding sequence ATGCCCACGATCATCAGCGATGCGCGCAGCTTCCGCGCCGACCGCGCCTGGGGCGCGCGCGACATCGCCGAGATCGAAGGGGCCAGCGTCCGCCTGCATTGGACGGATCAGCCCTATCAATGGCATGTGAATGACGGCGCTGAAGTGTTCCTCGTCCTCGATGGTGTCGTGGAGATGCGATACCGGGTGGCGGGCGAGGAACGCAGCGCAGTGTTGAACAGCGGCGACATCTTCGCCGCGGATGTCGGCGACGAGCATGTCGCGCATCCCCGGGGCGAGGCCCGTATCCTCGTGATCGAACGTAAAGGCTCCGTCTGA